CTGGTCGACTACGAGTACCGCCTGCAAGACTACGTGCAGCGCCTCGACGACGAGGTGTACGTCAACCTCAACCTCGACCAGCGCTACGCCGCCGACCGCCTCGACCCCACCAAGCGCACCCTGCCCCGCACCAACGACTACCACCACGTCACGCGCACCCGCACCGAGTTTGAAGTGCCCACCGGCTACGAGGTAACCTACCTGCCCGCCAACGCCACAGGCCAGGCCGAGGTACTGGGCTTTTCCATCCGCTACGAGCGCAAAGGCAATAAAATCATCCAGGAAAAAGAAGTGTACGTGAACTACCTGCTGCTGGAGCCAACCCAGTTTGGGCAGTGGAACACCGTGGTGGACAAGCTCAACAACGCCTACCGCGACGCCCTTATCCTGAAGCGCAAATAGCTTCTAGAGCCAGCCTCTTGCGCAGCTAAGCCGCAGCATGCATGAGCTACCCCCAAATTGCCAGGCTTGGGCCAACAGACGCCAAGGGAGGCTTGACATGACACTTAAGATTCTTGCCTCTGTGCGCCAGGTGCTTGCCGGCGGCGCGGCCGCTTCCTAACAATTTAGCCTCCATTCAAAACGTATGCTTTCTTTTTACAGAATCTCTTTTGTGAAAATGGTACGCAGGCTGCCAGCTTGGCTAATACTGGCCGGGCTGCTGCTGTTGGCGCCTGCTGCGGCGCTTCGGGCCCAGTCGGTGCCCACCACGCTCACGCACGCGAAGTACACCTGGGAGGCCAAGCGCAAGCCCCTGCCCATTACGCCCACCGAGGCCCAGCAACCCGCCGTGGTGCTGCGCGACTTCCGGGTGGAGGAGTTTGCTCCGGATGCCCGGCAGGAGCTGCGGCTGTATTCGGTGGACCACCGCATCGTGCGCGTCAACACCTCCGACGGCATTGAGCGCTTCAACAAGATTTACTTGCCCGTGCAGGATGGGAGCCGCATTGTGTCGCTGAAAGCCCGCACCATCAGTCCTCGCGGCGAGATAGTGGAGGTGGCCGAAAGCAACATGAAGGAGCTGAAGGACGAGGACGGCAGCCGGGGCTTCAAGGTGTTTGCCGTGGAAGGCGTGGAGAAAGGCAGCGAAATCGAGTACTTCTTTACCCGCGAGCGGCCCTTAGCCTACTTTGGGCGCGTGCCCTTGCAAAGCGAGGTGCCCACCCGCGAGGTGCACGTGGAGCTGATTTCGCCCGAGGCCCTCACGTTTGAAGTGCGCCGCTACCCCGGCGGCCTGCTGCGCGACACCGTGCTGCAAGGCAAGCGCCTGATTCGCTTCAACCTGCGCAACCTGCCCGCTCTGCGCGAAGAGGGTTTTGCCCAGGCCAACGCCCAGCGGCAGCGCCTGGAGTATAAGCTGGCCTACAGCACCGCCCGCGGCCGCACCCGCCTGTTTACCTGGGCCGACGCCAGCCAGTTTCTCTACGGCCGGGTGTACAACTGGGACAAAGACGAGCTGAAGGCCGCCGACAAGCTGCTAAAGCAGATGAGCCTGCCCGCCGACCAGCCCCTGCCCGCGCTGGAAAACTACCTCAAAACTAAATTCCGGCTGGACGAAAGCAGTGAGGAGAACCTGGTTCGGGTACTGGCCACGCGCACGGCTTCCGAAATGGGATTTGCCCGCCTGTTTGCGGCGCTGATGCATCGGCTCAACATCGCCCACGAGTTGGTGCTCACCAACAACCGCAGCGAGGCGGCCTTCGATGATTCCTTCGACACCTGGAATTACCTCGACCACCCGGTTTTTTACTTCCCGGCAACCAAGCAGTGGCTGGCCCCCGGCCGCCCCGACTACCGCCTGCCTATGATTCCGGCCGAGTGGACGGCCAACAAAGGCCTGTTTGTGCGCCGCGTGCGGCTGGGTAACACCGAGTCGGCGGTAGGCAAAATCGGTGACATCCCCACCCTGACGGCCGACCAAAGCCCCAGCGACCTGGACATTGCCGTGCAGTTCGCCCCTGCCCTCGACAAAACCACCATTACTATTCGGGAAACGCTGGGCGGCTACCACGCCCAGGAGATTCAGCCCTTCTTCGCCCTCATTCCCGACGACAAGCGGCCGGAGATACTGCAAAACCTGATTAAAAGCAGCGTGCCCGATGCTACGTTCCTGAAGCTGGACGCCACCAATACGGAGTCGGGCCTGAACCCACTGGAGAAGCCCTTCATCGTGGATGCTACCGTGGAGTCGGCGGCGTTGCTGGACCGGGCCGGCCCCAAGTACCTGTTCAAGATTGGCACCCTGCTGGGGCCACAAGCCGAGCTGTACCAGAATGAAGAGCGGCAGTTTGACATCGAAAACGAGTACAACCGCCGCTACAACCGCACCATCACCTTCGAGGTGCCGGCCGGCTACCGGGTGCGCAACCTGCAAGACTTGAACGTGGACGTGAAGGCCGGCCCCACGGCCGCGGGCCCCGAGTTCCTGTTCCAGTCCAGCTATGAGCAGCAAGGCCAGAAGGTCACGGTTACCATCCGTGAGTATTACCGGCAGGTGCGCTGGCCCAAGTCCGACTTCGAAGCCTTCCGCGGGGTGGTAAATGCCGCCGCCAATTTCAACAAAGTGGTGCTGGTGCTGGAAAAGAAAAGCTGAGTTACTGCCGGCAACGTCTCGGAGCAAGGCAGCAGCGTGGAGAAGCCGGGAGTTGGTGTCGAGCCAAACCAGACAATTTTCGTTCATTGCGCCCCCAAGTCAACTGCCCGCCATGAACCCCGAAGCCCTTTCCGCCCCCGCCGACACGCCCCGCATGGCCGAGTTTCGGCGTGCCATCAGCAACCCGCTGAAGCTGCGGCTTTTTATGCTGCGCCGCTTGCCCATGGCCTATCTGGCGGGGTTGCGGGTGGCGGCCTTCACCCCGGAGCAGGCCACCGTAACGGTGCCGTTCAAGTACCTCACCCAGAACCCGTTTCGCAGCATCTACTTTGCCTGCCTGAGCATGGCCGCCGAAATGAGCAGCGGCCTGCTGGCCATGATGCACGTGCAAAGCGGCTCGCCGGTGTCCATGCTCGTGGTGAGCCTGGAAGCCCAGTTCACCAAGAAAGCCGTGGGCCTCATCCGCTTCACCAGCCACGACGGGGCCGCCATCGGCCAGGCCATTGCCGAAAGCCGCGCCACCGGCGAGGGCCGTACCATCGTAGCCACCAGCACCGGCCTCGACGAAGCCGGCGACACCGTAGCCGTATTCCGCGTCACGTGGTCGTTCCGGGCGAAAAGGTCGTAGGGCCTCACCCCCCGGCCCCCTCTCCCGCGGAGAGGGGGAGCCAGCTCCGCATCGTTCTGCGCCGCCCTGTCGGCTCCCGCCTCCAGAACGGCTACCGGTTTGGTGTAGCATAGTGGCCGCGTAGCGGCTCAAGGATTGTAGAAGCAGCCACACATAGAGAAATGTAGCGTCGCGTAGCGGGGCAAGAAACGTTCGGGCGTCTCTTGCCCCGCTACGCGGCGCTATGCTGTTCTTTCCCCATCTGTCTACAAACCTGTAGGCCGCTAGGCGGCTGTACTGTTTATTACCGTTCACAGTGGTAGCCGTTCTGGAGGCGGGAGCCGACAGGGCGGCGCTGGGCGGAGCGTCAGGCTCCCCCTCTCCGCGGGATACTGCGCATCAAGCAGTTGCGGGGCCGGGGGGTGAGGCCCATTACTCCTCCCGCAGGCTTTCCTTGGTAATTACATCCACTAGGCCATCTTCGCTGACCACGATGGCCATGCAGGGGTAGGGGGAGCTGTCGACGTAGCGGATGGCCGAGTTGTAGCGGGCACCGCGGGTGCTGGTGCCGTGGCCCGAGGCTTTGCCGTCGAGGATGACGCCGATGGAGTAGCAGTAAGAATCGGGGTCGAGCAGCACGGCGCCGTCGATGGCCGTAACCAGGCGGGTGATGAGCGGCGTGAGCGGCACGGGCTCGATGAGGGTGCACTGCAGCTTCAGGCGGTCGGCTTCGGCCAGGGCTTCGGTGGTAATGACCAGCAGGGTGCCGTGCTTCTGGCGGCTGGCTTCTACTACCACGTCCCAGAGGCGCTCTACCTTGGCCGGATCCGTCAGCTGGAAGGTCTGGCGCAGGTCTTTGCGGAAGCGGGTGCGGTTGAGGCGGGTGCGCGGCAGGCTCGGCTGGCCGTAGTGGGCGCGCATCAGCACCTGCCCGCCGTGCTGAAACTCCCAGGCGTAGTGAGTCACGAAGTTGATAACAAACAGGTCTTCGCGCGAGGCGTCGTACTGGCCCACCTGCCGGCCCAGGGCGTACACGTTTTCGCCGTCGGCCAGCAGGCTCACGTCCTGGGTGGTCATTTCCAGCAGCTTGCGCACGGCCCGGTAGTCGGTGAGCGGGGTGGGGCAGGTGAGGGCAAACACCTCGGCCAGGTTGGGGTGGCCGCGGCGGGCCAGCAGCAGCTTGCCCACGCCCTCGGCCCCCTCGTAGCGCAACGACGAAATGGTGTTGCAGGTGGCAAACAGCTTGGCCGTGGCCGGATTCATGCCCAAATCCTGGGCGGGCGTGTCCAGGAACAGCTTGCCGGCGGCCCGAATCAGCTCGTCGGTGTCGCGGGGGCGCACCAGCAGGCCCGAGCCGGGTTCGGGCTCGGTCAAGGACTTCACGCATTCCTCGTGGAAGCGCAGTACGGCGGCCAGCAAGAGGGAGTGAGCCACCGGCCGGCCGTCGGTGTAAAAGCGGTTGGGGTGCAGCGTGGGGTAGCTCAGAAACGCCTTACGGTTGAGCTGCAGCACGGGCACCACAAAGTGCCGGTCGATTTTGATGGGCCAGCCCGCAAACGACAGCCGCTTGTGGCCCCGCTTGTCCAGGCCGTCGAGGGCCTCCTGCACGGCCCGGCGCAGGCCCACGCCGTGCTGCTTGCGGCGCACCATTTCCTCGCTCATCAGCTCCCGCTCCAGGGGCTGCCACGTTTCCGTGAGCTGAAGAAACCGGCCCCGCTCCACTACCTGCTCAAACGAGAGGCCGTCCAGGCCGCAGTCGGTGGGCTCCAGGCAGATGACGGCCGGCTCGGTGGTGTCGTCTTCGGCATCGGCGGGCAGGGCCAGCAGCAGCACGTAGGGGTCGAGGTCTTCGTCGAGCACCTCAAAAATGCCCGAAGCCACGGCCTGAGCCGCCTGCCGAAACCGCGCCTGGTAGGGCCAGATGGTAAACGTGTCGGGCAAGGGCAGGGGAGTACCGAAGCCAACCGGCGGAGCTGAAACAAGAGGTAGCTGAGAAAGCATGAGCGGAAAGGACTAGAATACTGGAATAGCAGAACGGAGTGGCGACAACCGGTCGTCTTACAGGCCGACGAAGCCGCCAGGAAATTACTTTACAGCTCCCCCTAACGAGCCGAAAACCCGGATTCGCATGAGGCTGAGCTACGAGGCTGTTTAAGAAGTCGACAGACCGTCATGCTGAGCCTGTCGAAGCATCTCTACTGCTGGCTAATCTCAATCGTGCAGACGAAGCGGGAGAGATGCTTCGACAGGCTCAGCATGACAATTAGTTTGGCAATGTCAGCACGCGAGATGCTTCAACAAGCGGACGCCAGATGGAGCAGGACGGTCTAGCGACTTCCTCGACAGTTTCTACAACTGGAAGATAACCGGCAAAACCATCTTTTGCTTCATGGCCTGGCCCTGGTACATGGCCGGCTGCCATTTCGGCGCTGATTTCAGCAGCCGGATGGCTTCTTCATCCAAGCCCGAGCCCAGGCGCTTGACGGGTTTGATGTCGGTGAGCGTGCCGTCTTTCTCCACCATAAACTCCATCATCACGCGGCCTTGAATTTTGCGCTGGCGGGCCAGGGCGGGGTAGCGCTGGTTTTGCTGAATCCAGGCAAAAAACGCGTCGGTGCCGCCTACGGGCCGGGCGGGCTGGTCGGGCTTCACCACCTGCGGGCCGCCGGAAGCCGCTGCCGCACCACCCGCCGCCGCCGCCGGCGCGGCTTCGGAGCCGGCCGGAATCTGGAACGTAATGGGCACTGATACCCGCTGGCGCACCACGCCGCCGCGGTGCTGGGCCGGCGTCCAGCGCGGGCCGCCTTTGATGAGGCGGATGGCTTCGGCGTCGAGGGCCAGGGCCACGGGCTGAGCCACCGTCACGCTGGAAATGGCGCCGGTTTTCTCCACCACGAAGCTCACCGTTACCGTGCCCTGCTGCCCGGCCTGCAAGGCAGCAGTGGGGTAGCGCTGCTGGTCGGCAAGGTACTGGGCGTAGGCAGCCAGGCCGCCCACTGGCACGGCAGGCTGCTCCACGGCGTCGTAGATTTCGCCGGCCGCGGCGGGTTTGGGGTACTTGAGCTTCTGCTGGGCCTGCGCGGCGGGAGCGGCCAGGCCCAGGGTCAAACTCAGCGTGGCAAGACGAAGAAAGAAACGCATAGGCAGGAAAGGATGAGCGGGCGAAACGCGGGCTGGCACAACAACCACACCAGCCCGGCAATGGGTTCAGCGGCGCGGGCGAGGCGGCAGAAATCGGTAGTTTTGGCGGTATGGCACCTGACGCATCTTCCTCGGCCCACTTCTCCGGCCGCGCCCCCGAGCCCGTGGGCCTGTACCCCCACGCCCGCCGCGCCGGCAACTTACTGTTTTTGTCCGGCGTGGGGCCGCGCCAGCGCGGCCAGGCCCAGGTGCCCGGCGTGGAGCTGGACGAAGCCGGCCGCGTGGTGCGCTACGACTTTGAAAGCCAGTGCCACGCCGTGTTCCGCAACGTGCGCTACATCCTGGAAGAGGCCGGCGCCCGGTGGGAAGACCTCGTAGATGTTACTGTGTTTCTCACGAATATGCGGGAAGATTTTGCCGTTTACAACCGCCTCTACGCCGACTATTTCCACACCAACCAGCCCTGCCGCACCACCGTCGAAGTCACCCGCCTGCCCACGCCCATTGCCATTGAGCTGAAGTGCGTGGCGGTGGTGAGGTAGGGACTTGGGGTCTTGGGGGCTTAGGGTCTTAGTTAATGTTCGATTAGAACTATCATTCTGAGTGCAGCGAAAGACCTTGCCCGCAGAACGACGCGCGCCAGAACAACCAGTTCAGACATCGAAGCTGTTTAGAAAGTTGATAAAACGTTATGCTGAAACGGTCATGCTGAGCGGAGGCGTAGCCGCAGTCGAAGCATCTCTCCCGCTGGCTAACTCAATCGTGAGGACGAAGCGGGAGAGATGCTTCGGCCAGCTCAGCAGGACGTTCCGGTATGTTTTAAACGACTTCCTAAACTGCTTCATCGATTCGGGCTGATGTGAGAAGGTTCTTAACTGAACTAACCTTTGGCTCAGCTACTGTTGGACGCCAGGGAACGGTAGCGGAGAATACCCACATTGCCACATTCCTCATATTTCCACATTTCCCACATTTCCCACATTTCCATATCCTCCGTGCCCATTTCCCCCGAATACCGCCCCCTGACTGTGCTACCCGCTGAGCTGTTCCAGGCCAACCTAGCCCACCACGAGGAGCAGGAAAAGCAGCAGGCGCGGCGGCATCAGGTGGTGGCGCTGGTGCGGCTGGCCGTGTTTGGGGGTGGGGTGGCGGGAGCGTGGGCCTTGTTTGCGGACGGGCAGCCGGGAGCGGCGCTGGGCGTGGTGCTGGGGGTGTACCTGGTGTTTCTGGGGCTGATGCGCTGGCACGCGGCCGTGAGCTACCGGCGCCGGCATCATGGCCTGCTGGCCCAGCTCAACCACGACGAGCTGGCCCGCCTCGCCGGCCGCCTCAGTGGCTTCGACCCCGGCCTGCGCTACCTCACCCCCGACCACCCCTACGCCGCCGACCTCGACGTGTTCGGGGCCCATTCCCTGTTTCAGCTGCTGAACCGCAGCACCTCGCGCCTGGGGCAAGACTGGCTGGCCGGCTGGCTGCTGGCCCCGGCCGCGCCGCCAGTGGTGCGGGAGCGGCAGCAGGCCGCCGCCGAGCTGGCCCCCGATGTGGCCTGGCAGCAGGAGTGGCAGGCCCGCGCCCGGCACTTTCCGCGCCAGGAGGCCGACCCGCGCCGCTTTGCCGCCTGGCTGGCCCAGCCCGACGTGTTTGCTACTCGGCCCTGGCTGCTGCCGGTGCTGGTGGCCCTGCCCGTGGCGGCGGTGGCCGGTGTGGTGGCCTTGCTTACCGGGTACGGCGCCGTTCTATTGGGAGTGGCGGTGCTGGGCACGAGTTTGCTCAACCTCCAGCTAGGCACTATCCGCGCCGAGTATTACGAGCAGGCCACGGCTATGCGCGACGCCTTGCGGGCCGCGCACAGCCAGCTGACGTTGTTTGAAGCCGGACAGTGGCAGAGCGCCGGTCTGCGCCGCCTGCACCGGGCCGTGCACCCGGCCGCCGGGCCGGCGTCGCGGCTGCTGGAACAGCTGTCGGGGGTGGCGGGGTGGTTTTCGCTGCGCCAGAATCCGGCCGTGGCCGGCGTGCTCAATGCCCTGCTGCTCTGGGATGCCTGGGGCGTGTGGCAGCTGGAACGCTGGAAGCGCCGCCTGAGCGGGCAGCTGACGCCCCTGCTGGAGGCCGCCGCCGAGCTGGACGCCCTGGTGAGCCTGGCCGCCTTCCGGGCCGCCAACCCCGCCTTCGCCGCGCCCGACCTGACGCTGGCCCCGCTGTCCGTCACAGCCGAAGCCGTGGTGCATCCGCTCATTTTTGGGGCGGAGCCGGTGGCCAACGACTTTCATACGGCTGGCGCGGGCCAGACCGTGGTGGTGACGGGCTCCAACATGGCCGGCAAAAGCACGTTTCTGCGGACGGTGGGCCTGAACCTGGTGCTGGCCCAGGCCGGAGCCGTGGTGGCGGCCCGCACCTTCGGCTGCGGCCCGGCCCAGGTATTCACCGCCATGCGCACCCACGACAATCTGGCCGAAAGCACCTCCTCGTTCTACGCCGAGCTGAAGCGCCTCCGGCTCCTGCTCGACCTCACGCAAAACAAAGCCAGCAGCGAGGCCGAAGGAGAAAACCACCAACCCGCGCCCCCCGGCCACCCAAGCCCGAACCACGAGAAACCAACTGCGGAAAACGACAGCCTCCCCGTTTTCTACCTGCTTGACGAAATCCTCAAGGGCACCAACTCCCAGGACCGGCACCGCGGGGCCCGCGCCCTGGTGCATCAGCTGCACCGCCGCCCGGCCAGCGGCCTGCTCAGCACCCACGACCTGGAGCTGGCCGCCCTGGAGCAGGAGCTGCCCGGCGCCGTGCGCAACGTCTCCTTCAACTCCTTCCTCAACCCCACCGACGGCACCCTGCACTTCGACTACCGCCTCACACCCGGCGTGTGCCGCTCCTTCAACGCCAGCCAGCTCATGCGCCTGATGGGAATAGCCGTGGACGAAGAGCCGAGCGGCAACGCATAGCGGTAGCCGCAGGTTATGCCGTAAGCACACAGCCAGGTGGGAGTCGAAAGCCAGGCAAGCTCAAGCTGCGGCCTGGCTTCTTGCTCCATCCTCCTTTCGCTATTCATTCTTTTTTAGCCTTTCCGTGTACGTTCGTAAACACCTGCGCTGGCCCCTGATCTGGAAGCTGAGCTGGCGGCCAATAGTTGGGAGTGCGCTGTACAGCTTGCTAGTCTGCCTGGTGTACGGGCCCCTGGACTTCCATTCGGTGGCTATTCCGTGGCAGCCGGTGGCCACGCTGGGCACGGCGGTGGCCTTTTACATTGGCTTCAAGAACAACGGCTCCTACGACCGGTTCTGGGAGGCGCGGCAGCTGTGGGGCGGCATCGTGAACAGCAGCCGCACCTGGGCCGTGCAGGCCCTGGAGTTTGTTACCTCCCTGGTCGATGCGCCCGGCATACAGGCTCCCGCCGCCTCGGCCGAGGAACTGTCGCAGCGCCACCGCAGCCTGGTGTACCGGCAGATAGCCTGGTGCAATGCCCTGCGCATCCTACTGCGCCGCCAGCCCGAGCGCTGGGACACGGCCGTAGCCCCGTTTCTGGCCCCCGAGGAGTCGGAGCGGCTGCGGCACATGCAGAACCCGCCGGCCCACCTGCTGCGCCAGCAGGCCGCCGACCTGCGCGTGCTGCGCGAAGAGCGCGGCCTGCTCAACGACTTTCAGCACGTGCGCATGGTCGAAGTCATTGAGACGCTCTACAACCTGCAAGGCGGCTGTGAGCGAATCAAAAACACGCCGTTTCCGCGCCAGTATGCGTTTTTCAGTCTGGTGTTTGTGTACCTGTTTACGGCCCTCATGCCCCTGGGCCTGGTCATGGAATTTGCCAAGATGGGCCCCGACCACATCTGGCTGACGGTGCCGTTTTCGGTGCTGGTGTCGTGGGTGTTTGCCACCATTGAGATTGTGGGTCAGAGCAGCGAAAACCCCTTCGAGAATACCATGAACGACGTGCCGATGACGGCCATCTGCCGCTCCATCGAAATCGACCTGCGCCAGATGCTCGGCGAAGCCGAAGTGCCCGAACGCCTGGAGCCCATAGAGGATATTCTGTACTAACCAACCCAAGCCCTGGGCTAGTGGAGTAAGTAGAAAGGTAGTCACCAGAGCCCGTCTGCGCCTTGCAAACAGCAGGGCAGAAACCCCGGCAGATGCCCAGCAGATGCATTGCGCGCTGGGCATCTGCCGGCCCTTGTGCACGTGCGGGTGCGGCAGACCTACTGCTCAGCTTGTATCTCCAATTTGCCGTAGCTGGTCTGGGATTTCTCCGATATACTGGAGAGCGAAGAGCGGGCAGGACAACCCGCCGCGCAGCAGGGTAAAACTATTTTAAACGGCACAGCGGGGCCTGTAGCTTGTTGGCTGGCCTGGGGCGGAAGCCGGACCCAAGGACGGCACAGGGATTGGAGGTAGCGCCTGGGGCCGCTACTGGTACCGCTCATCTTCTTTCCCTTTCTCACCCTATGAAAACAACTCTTACTGGCTTCTCCCGCCGCCGCCACCTGGCCGGCCGTCCCGCCGCTCCGCTCCGCACACCTCCGCCCCGTTCGTGGTGGGGCTGGCTGGGGTTGCTGCTGGCCCTGGTGCTGCCCACGGTAGCATCGGCGCAGTACGTGAGTGTCAGCGGCACGGAGTTTCGGGCCAATGGCTCCCGCATCTGGTTTAACGGGGCCAACACGCCCTGGCACAACTGGAACGACTTCGGGGGCGACTTCAACCAGGCCTGGTGGAGCACCCACTTCCAGACGCTAAAGGACAACGGCATCAACAGCACCCGCGTCTGGATAACCTGCAATGGCGAAGTGGGCGTCAATATCGGCGCCGATGGCACTGTGACCGGGGCCACGCAGGCCCACTGGAACCACCTGGACCAGCTGTTTCAGATTGCCCGCGACAAGCAGATTTACGTGCTGGCTACGCTTATTTCCTTCGACCACGGCCAGGACTACCACCCCAACCACCTGAGCTGGCGCAACATGCTGAACAGCGCGGCAGCTACGAAGTCGTACGTCGACAACTACGTGACGCCCTTCGTGAACCGCTACAAAAGCAACCCCTACGTGTTTGCCGTCGACATCTGTAACGAGATAGAATGGTACAACGAGCAGGCCGACTGCGGCAATATTGCCTGGGCCAACCTGCAACGCTTTGTGGCCCAGTGCGCGGCGGCCATTCACCGCAACAGCACCATGCTGGTAACCGTGGGCACGGGGCCGTTTGTGAAGTACACCTCTTCCATGGCCGGCCACAAGTTCACCGACGCGGCCTTGCAAGCCCAGAACAACGATTTCAACGCGTACCTCGACTTCTACTCGCCCCACTATTTCGACTGGATGTACGATGACCTGAGCCAGGCCAACCCCTACACCAAAAGCCCCGCCGACTTCGGCATGACCGATAAACCCTGCCTGGTGGGCGAAACCCCGGCCAAAGGCACCACCAAGCCCACCCAGACCCTGACCCAGAACTACGAGAATGCCTTTCAGCGGCAGTGGCAGGGCGTGATGGCCTGGACCTCGAACGGCGTGGACACCAACGGCGACATTACCCAGCTGGGCGTGGCCACCAAAGCCTTCCGCGACAACCACAACGCCCTGGTGTACCCGCCGGCGCTGCGGCCCGCCGACAACCCCGCCGGGGCCGTGGCTGGGCTGGCCTACCAGTATTACGAAGGCACCTGGAGCCGCCTGCCCAACTTCGCGACGCTGACCGCCACGAAAGTAGGTACGACCACCAACGTGTCGGCCACCACCAACCGCAACCGCGCCGATAACTACGCCTTCCGCTACACGGGCTACGTGCAGGTGCCCACCGACGGGCAGTACACCTTCTACACTACCTCCGACGACGGCTCCCGCCTGCTTATCGGCGACCAGGTGGTGGTGCAGAACGACGGCCCGCACGGCCCGCAGGAGCGCAGCGGCACCATCGGGCTGAAAGCCGGCCGGCACCCGATTACGGTGTTGTATTTTGAAGGTACCGGGGGCGAAACCCTGAGCTTGAGCTACGCCGGGCCGGGCATCAGCAAAACCAGCGTGCCGGCCTCGTCCCTGTCGCGCACCGAAGGCAACACGGCCCTGAGCATCTACGCCGATGCCCTGGCCGCCGACTGGGCCGACTGGTCGTGGAGCACCACCACCAACCTTGCCAACGCCACGCCCGTGCGGGTGGGCAGCCGCTCGGCCAGCGCCACCTACACTAGCGGCTTCGGCGGCTTTGCCCTGCGCAAAGGCACGGCCATCAGCACCAGCGGGTACACGGCCCTCAAGTTTTGGGT
This region of Hymenobacter sp. YIM 151500-1 genomic DNA includes:
- a CDS encoding DUF3857 domain-containing protein translates to MVRRLPAWLILAGLLLLAPAAALRAQSVPTTLTHAKYTWEAKRKPLPITPTEAQQPAVVLRDFRVEEFAPDARQELRLYSVDHRIVRVNTSDGIERFNKIYLPVQDGSRIVSLKARTISPRGEIVEVAESNMKELKDEDGSRGFKVFAVEGVEKGSEIEYFFTRERPLAYFGRVPLQSEVPTREVHVELISPEALTFEVRRYPGGLLRDTVLQGKRLIRFNLRNLPALREEGFAQANAQRQRLEYKLAYSTARGRTRLFTWADASQFLYGRVYNWDKDELKAADKLLKQMSLPADQPLPALENYLKTKFRLDESSEENLVRVLATRTASEMGFARLFAALMHRLNIAHELVLTNNRSEAAFDDSFDTWNYLDHPVFYFPATKQWLAPGRPDYRLPMIPAEWTANKGLFVRRVRLGNTESAVGKIGDIPTLTADQSPSDLDIAVQFAPALDKTTITIRETLGGYHAQEIQPFFALIPDDKRPEILQNLIKSSVPDATFLKLDATNTESGLNPLEKPFIVDATVESAALLDRAGPKYLFKIGTLLGPQAELYQNEERQFDIENEYNRRYNRTITFEVPAGYRVRNLQDLNVDVKAGPTAAGPEFLFQSSYEQQGQKVTVTIREYYRQVRWPKSDFEAFRGVVNAAANFNKVVLVLEKKS
- a CDS encoding PaaI family thioesterase, whose product is MNPEALSAPADTPRMAEFRRAISNPLKLRLFMLRRLPMAYLAGLRVAAFTPEQATVTVPFKYLTQNPFRSIYFACLSMAAEMSSGLLAMMHVQSGSPVSMLVVSLEAQFTKKAVGLIRFTSHDGAAIGQAIAESRATGEGRTIVATSTGLDEAGDTVAVFRVTWSFRAKRS
- a CDS encoding DNA integrity scanning protein DisA nucleotide-binding domain protein; the encoded protein is MLSQLPLVSAPPVGFGTPLPLPDTFTIWPYQARFRQAAQAVASGIFEVLDEDLDPYVLLLALPADAEDDTTEPAVICLEPTDCGLDGLSFEQVVERGRFLQLTETWQPLERELMSEEMVRRKQHGVGLRRAVQEALDGLDKRGHKRLSFAGWPIKIDRHFVVPVLQLNRKAFLSYPTLHPNRFYTDGRPVAHSLLLAAVLRFHEECVKSLTEPEPGSGLLVRPRDTDELIRAAGKLFLDTPAQDLGMNPATAKLFATCNTISSLRYEGAEGVGKLLLARRGHPNLAEVFALTCPTPLTDYRAVRKLLEMTTQDVSLLADGENVYALGRQVGQYDASREDLFVINFVTHYAWEFQHGGQVLMRAHYGQPSLPRTRLNRTRFRKDLRQTFQLTDPAKVERLWDVVVEASRQKHGTLLVITTEALAEADRLKLQCTLIEPVPLTPLITRLVTAIDGAVLLDPDSYCYSIGVILDGKASGHGTSTRGARYNSAIRYVDSSPYPCMAIVVSEDGLVDVITKESLREE
- a CDS encoding energy transducer TonB; translation: MRFFLRLATLSLTLGLAAPAAQAQQKLKYPKPAAAGEIYDAVEQPAVPVGGLAAYAQYLADQQRYPTAALQAGQQGTVTVSFVVEKTGAISSVTVAQPVALALDAEAIRLIKGGPRWTPAQHRGGVVRQRVSVPITFQIPAGSEAAPAAAAGGAAAASGGPQVVKPDQPARPVGGTDAFFAWIQQNQRYPALARQRKIQGRVMMEFMVEKDGTLTDIKPVKRLGSGLDEEAIRLLKSAPKWQPAMYQGQAMKQKMVLPVIFQL
- a CDS encoding RidA family protein gives rise to the protein MAPDASSSAHFSGRAPEPVGLYPHARRAGNLLFLSGVGPRQRGQAQVPGVELDEAGRVVRYDFESQCHAVFRNVRYILEEAGARWEDLVDVTVFLTNMREDFAVYNRLYADYFHTNQPCRTTVEVTRLPTPIAIELKCVAVVR
- a CDS encoding MutS-related protein, whose product is MPISPEYRPLTVLPAELFQANLAHHEEQEKQQARRHQVVALVRLAVFGGGVAGAWALFADGQPGAALGVVLGVYLVFLGLMRWHAAVSYRRRHHGLLAQLNHDELARLAGRLSGFDPGLRYLTPDHPYAADLDVFGAHSLFQLLNRSTSRLGQDWLAGWLLAPAAPPVVRERQQAAAELAPDVAWQQEWQARARHFPRQEADPRRFAAWLAQPDVFATRPWLLPVLVALPVAAVAGVVALLTGYGAVLLGVAVLGTSLLNLQLGTIRAEYYEQATAMRDALRAAHSQLTLFEAGQWQSAGLRRLHRAVHPAAGPASRLLEQLSGVAGWFSLRQNPAVAGVLNALLLWDAWGVWQLERWKRRLSGQLTPLLEAAAELDALVSLAAFRAANPAFAAPDLTLAPLSVTAEAVVHPLIFGAEPVANDFHTAGAGQTVVVTGSNMAGKSTFLRTVGLNLVLAQAGAVVAARTFGCGPAQVFTAMRTHDNLAESTSSFYAELKRLRLLLDLTQNKASSEAEGENHQPAPPGHPSPNHEKPTAENDSLPVFYLLDEILKGTNSQDRHRGARALVHQLHRRPASGLLSTHDLELAALEQELPGAVRNVSFNSFLNPTDGTLHFDYRLTPGVCRSFNASQLMRLMGIAVDEEPSGNA
- a CDS encoding bestrophin family protein, whose amino-acid sequence is MYVRKHLRWPLIWKLSWRPIVGSALYSLLVCLVYGPLDFHSVAIPWQPVATLGTAVAFYIGFKNNGSYDRFWEARQLWGGIVNSSRTWAVQALEFVTSLVDAPGIQAPAASAEELSQRHRSLVYRQIAWCNALRILLRRQPERWDTAVAPFLAPEESERLRHMQNPPAHLLRQQAADLRVLREERGLLNDFQHVRMVEVIETLYNLQGGCERIKNTPFPRQYAFFSLVFVYLFTALMPLGLVMEFAKMGPDHIWLTVPFSVLVSWVFATIEIVGQSSENPFENTMNDVPMTAICRSIEIDLRQMLGEAEVPERLEPIEDILY